From the Solanum lycopersicum chromosome 10, SLM_r2.1 genome, one window contains:
- the LOC101259891 gene encoding uncharacterized protein encodes MRSRMSLFVAGLGRSSSKTRRATMPTGKMDISRLMVYVQQVEEDKLRHREEYKNKKAKSGIESGQQKGSMNRPFFQKQKGHAQLSASESPPRNRECPKNKQGGGNLGNVPQYSSAAPPERDVPIGTTSGIDRGANYLYEIISRQEQENCLDVFTGMIKVFSFDVYDFQDRRASLSFVTSYVAIKFEILLEKLYELSCVSTLVGESILAERVYRDYPISINHKNPMDDLVELDMVDFNFILVMD; translated from the exons TGCCGACAGGTAAAATGGACATATCGAGGTTGATGGTCTATGTGCAACAGGTTGAAGAGGACAAGTTGAGGCACAGAGAAGAGTATAAAAACAAGAAAGCTAAGTCTGGAATTGAGTCTGGACAACAGAAAGGTAGTATGAACCGTCCATTTTTTCAGAAACAAAAGGGTCATGCACAATTATCTGCTAGTGAATCTCCACCCAGAAACAGAG AGTGTCCTAAGAATAAGCAGggtggtggaaatttgggtaatGTACCCCAATATTCATCGGCTGCTCCACCAGAAAGGGATGTACCTATAGGAACTACTTCCGGCATTGACAGAGGAGCAAATTACCTCTATGAAATAATTAGCCgccaagagcaagagaactGTCTAGATGTTTTCACTGGTATGATCAAAGTGTTTagttttgatgtttatgattttcAAGACCGAAGAGCAagtttgtcttttgtaacttcTTATGTTGCAATTAAGTTCGAAATTCTTCTTGAGAAACTTTATGAACTCTCATGTGTTTCTACACTTGTTGGGGAGTCTATTCTAGCGgaaagagtctatcgtgattaTCCTATTTCAATCAATCACAAGAACCCAATGGATGACCTAGtggagttagacatggtagattttaaTTTCATTCTAGTTATGGACTGA